GCATCCGCATCGACATCCCCCAGCGCAGCATCGACCTGCTGGTCTCCGACGCGGAACTGGCCACGCGCCGCGCCGAACAGGACGCGCGCGGCTGGAAGCCGGCTGAGCCGCGCCCGCGCAAGGTGAGCACTGCATTGAAAGCCTATGCGTTGCTGGCGACCAGTGCGGACAAGGGGGCGGTGCGGAACAAGGCGATGCTGGACGGGTGAGGCGTTGTCATGGGGACCGTGGAGTTCCACGGCCCCCATGGCGTTCCGGCATTGCACTGTGGGAGGGACTTCAGTCCCGACGCGGGATCACAAACGCCCAAGGCTATGCTGCTTTTCTGGACACATGCGGAGGACGTGCGCGGCCTGCCCCATCCGCGCTGAATGCCGTTCACCATTGACCAGGATGAAGCGCCCCATCCAGCCAACAGACATTTGCTCGGTACGCAGGCTGTCATGCCGAAGTCGCAACCGGCCCGCACCTGCTCCAGCAACCTCGGCGGTTGATGCGCCATTACACCTTCATCGTCACGGGTGTAACTCATACGCCAGCTCGAACATCGGATAACGTAGCCAGCATTGGCACACGGAGCCGCGGCCACCATCAGGCAAGTCATTGATGCAGGGTGGGAATTTCCCGCTTTGCAGACGTCTGGCGTTGGTGGATACTTGGCGCATCACCGCTTTTGGGCGGTCCAATAGTAGTTAGGCTCATCAATCGAGCGCATTGCTGACCGCTTCAAATCCAATCATCAACACCATGAGTGCCAGCGACTTCGACCTAACACTGCAAGAGCTGCATCAAAAATCGGTGCAGCGCCTAATTGCGGCTGAGACATACGATGCAGAAGCCTTCAATCAACTGAAGAGCTATTTGTTCGAGAAATCGAGCGCCATCAAACAGGAGCATGTTGTCTCCAAGCAGGTTTTATCTGTCATCTTGGATGCAGCTCGCATCATCGAAAGTCGGGCTGAATACATGCCCACGGTGCGAGAGCAGCTACCACTCGCAAACGACTTTCACATGCTTCTTGGGCTGATAGCAATTGGTGAAGCTTGGGGCGATAGAACGCCTGGCGTTCCCCGTGTTCGGTAGGCCAGTCAATGACCTCCGGTGCTATCTCAATTCCTGTTCCGTCGCCTGCTAGTGCAGGCCTGGTGGTACTAGCCAGGCCTTCCACTACACGCCCCAGCCTAACTGGTTGTTCAACAGGACGTCTACCAGCTTCGCTGGCAGTCGCCTGTTAACGCGGGCGTTGAGCATCACAAGTATGAGCTACACGCTGCAGGCAGTGATCGCAAAATCGGGAGTGCTTCCCGATTCTTTACCGTTCGAGTTGGAACGGGTCCAGCTCCAAAGTGGCTTCGAGCTCGTTCCGCTCACATCAAATATTCGAGATGTCCATGGGATTGCCTTCTGTCCACTGACTGATGAAGGAGACGAAGAGCTTCCACTGTCACTCCTGAAACTTTGCGAGCCTTTGAGTGCAGGCGGAGAAGTTGCCTACATAGAAGCAGAGATTTTTGGTGGAGCGGGAATGCAAGCTCACGCAATTTTCGCTCATGGCAAAGCAATCGGGTCGCCAGTAGTCGCTCAATCCGCCATCAACACTGCTCTTGTTAGGCTGGGCGCAGAGCGAGGAGAAGCCACGGACGAATTCGAATCGATCGGTCTAGGTTTGAACCGAGATACAGATCAATGGGTGCCGAGAACATGACGCCCAACCAATCGTTCCATCGGACCGGTCCGGCGGCTGCTGAACTCAAACGTTAGGTGCCATGTCCAAGCTCCTCTCAATCCTGCTATCGACAGTTCTGCTCGGTGGATACTCCGCCGCTGCATGCAGTTCTTCACTGGACCTGTATGGTGCTTTCTTCAAGGCCGGCCATCCCATCAAGGGCGAGACGATCGACGAGGCTGTTACTGGGGCAGACCAAATTGCCAACTTGAATCGCTCTGTCGAGCTAATCAAGCGCTACCCGGACGTCAGGTTCGAGATTGCGGGCCATACGGATCAGTATGAGTGTTCCGGGCAAGAGTGCCGCTATCTCGCCCAACGTCGAGCGCTTCTCCTATACAGGTTCCTGCTAGCCGCTGGCGTAGATCCGCTTTGTGTCATTGCTCTAACCGAGTACGGGACCACTCGCCCGATCGCTGGCAAACGGGAGGAGAACTCGCTCAATCAGCGCGCCGAGCTAAACGTTGACATTGAGCCGTAAAGTGCTCCAGCATGACACCTAACAATTCATTCAAGCCGATGCCGCTTCGCGGCGCGGCTTAATTCAGGCGTTAGGCATAAACGTAATGTCTGTCGAAATCGCCGAGTTCCGGCAAATGCTGGAGGCGGGGCAGCGCTACCTGGGCGGCACTTGCTCCATTCAAGAGCTCAACGGCAGCGTCAACCAGTGCCGCGACGCGGCTCGGTTCTGGGGCGGTCATCCAGCGCTGGCGCAAGTCGTGGACGATTGGTCCCAAGTTGTTGACCGGCGCTGGAACGAATGTGGGCATTCGCCAGATCCACTCACCGAACAACAGTTCAAGTCCTGGCTGGGCCAGCAGCTCACACTGCTTTCGGCACATGCCTAACATCTCGTTCAACGCGGACGCACTAACGTGCGCCGCTTAACTCCAGCGTTAGGGCCATGCAAGAGGTTTATCGCTACAGCTATCTTTGGAATGGAACACAACTGGGTTGGACGCTGATGCGCGTCAACCGACAGTCCATGTCACTTTGCATTATATTTTCTGAGCAAGGTCCAACTGTTGCGGAACTGAAAGCTGTAAGAGAAGTAGTGCCCTCATACAAAGGCCTAACCTCCTCCGAAGTTCTTCGGGCGCTGCGCGGCACATCGAAACTTAATGTCGATTTCCCGGACTCACAAACAGGTCGGCGCATCGCCTTGATATGCCGCCAGCATGGCCTAGTGATAGAAGAGTACGCTCAAGACCAAAGCGGCTTCCTACTTTTCAATGAGCTCACAAAAATGGCGCTAGTAATTGAGGATGAAGTGGTGGGAGAAGCCGTAAAGGATGAAGCACTCCGGAGAGGTGTTCCGGTGAGGCACATAGAAGCATGAAACAAAACCCCAAAACCGTGCCTACGTTCCACGACCTAACCGTTTGGTCAAGCCGACGCCTACAAGCTTCGCTCGCAGGTGCCCTCCGCACTTCGTGCTCCGGCACGGTTTATCGCGGGCGTTAGAGCCGATGATCAAGTCCGCAGCCATTGTCAGATTCGCGACGTTGCTTCTGGCTTTAGCCTCATGGTTGGTCGCTATCCTATTCTTGATAGCTGCACTACATGCCGACGCAACCGTTCCTCCTGGCCAAGTTAACGAGTCCATGCTCGGATACGTGATATCTTTGGTTCTTGCACTGACAGGCTTGGCTCTACTTGGCGTTTCCCGCATCCACCACAAGGATCGTCCTGCATCATCCGCGGATGCACAGGACCCGAGCAACGGGTATGAGTATAGGAATGGGCTATAACAATTCATTCAAGCCGAACCCGCTTCGCGGGCCGGCTTAATTCTGGTGTTAGGTGCGCCCATGCACTCTCGCTCTCTTGCCTCAGTTCTGATGCTTCTCGCGCTGTCTTCCTGTGCGCAAGAGACACCCCCTATCGAAGATCGGAAGGAAAAGATCAAGGTCATGGAATCCAACGCAACAGGGGCATCGCTCGAGCGGAGAACACGTTCAGTCGCCCGACTCAAATCGGAAGGGGTGCCATTCATTGAACATCTTCCGGCAATTGAGGATGTCCGTGATGTCAAACGCAGGACCAAAGAGGAAATTGCGTGGCGAGCAATGGCCCTACTAGTCGTGGCCGTTAAAGGTGAAGGCCTAGAGCAGCCTATTGTCGACAAGATCGTCAAAGACTATGGTCTCGATGGACACTTAACGCCCAACGAGGCGGCCTTCGTTCAGCAGCAATCTCCTAATACCCATGACCGAATCCAGTTTGCTTGGCGGTATGAGGCTGCATGGACTCTGCTGTGGTCGCTTGGCTACGTCGAGGCCTTGGGGAAGCCCACCGAAATCTGCGACGTCCCACGCGCTGTGAAGTTCCTACACGAACGCACTTCCTCACAGTTTATTTCTGATTCCAAGCTACGGACCATAGAAGAGATCCTGGATGAGGCGGATCTAATCTATCGCTATCACTGGGCGGTAGTTGATGCCAGGATAAACGGCAAGCAAGCCCCAGCATCTCTAGAGCCGGGAGTAACCATGGAGAGGCACCATGCCCTCAACTGGCTCATTGGATATATGGATCAAGAGTGGGATGACATCTCGACAGACACCTAACAATTCATTCAAGCCGACGCCTTTGGCGCGGCTTAACTCAGGTGTTAGGCTCTCCATACTCCACCCATGAAGAAGATCATCACCTCAACGCTCGCGGCGCTCGGCAGAGCATCGTCCGCGCAGGCGGATCCAGTGCAAACCATCGACGCGAAGTCGATTCGGTTTTCGATGCCAACCGTCGCAGCCGATCAGATCGACTTCGTGATCCCGACCAAAGAGTCGTTCGAAGGGGCGCCACAGTTTCACGAAGACGAATGGCGGCAGTTGGAGTTCTTTCCGGTCGCGCGCCTTCAAGAGATCAAGCGGCGATTGGCTGAATACAAGTCCTTTGAGCTGGGCCATCGCACTCAATACGGGTGGACGGAAATCTACGCGAGGCGCTTAGCGCCATCCGAGGTGGTAGCGGGCGATGATGCGGTTGCTCAAGTCGGCAGGGTAGTTGGTGCCAAACTCGCCCCCTCACCTATCCTCACCACCGCGTCGCGTCCACTTGGGCAAGTCAAGGGCGGCTTCACGCTAACAATCGGTGGGGGAGTCTTTCTCTACGGGATTGCCAGCCAAGGTGAGGTTGTCGCGCTCGGCGCCATGGTGGAGCGCGGCGGAGAGGATCTCAAACTGACCCACGCATTTGCTCAACTGAACAAGACGTACAAGCTCATCCTGGTGGACTGGCGCTCTCAGCTGGTGCTCGTGTCGCTTGCGCTGTCCGGGGATGTAGATGTCTGGCGCCCATGAGCCTAACCCCTCCATCAAGCGAACGTCTTTGAGCTGCCTGCGCCAGCCCAAAGCCGCCGCTCATGTCGAACGTTAGGCCGCTTATCCAATGACCTGGTACGCAGACGAAATCATCCTTCGCGCTAGCGACGCGGCCTTGAAGGCGATCAGTGCCTCATCGCACTTGGCGCCCTTTGCGTACCACATCCAGTCACTCGACGGACATGAATGGTATCGGCAGGAACAGCTTCATGCGCTCCCCGATGGCGGGCTATTAATGATACGCCCCGTATGTGGCAGGTCGTCCCACGGCGTTGACTGGCACGGGGTGGCGGCACTTGACTGGGCTGAGCTGCCATTTGATTCAATTGCTGAAGTACTGTTGGACACAAGCGTAACGCAGCAGCTTTCTGAGTACCAGGACGAAGAGTCTATGCCGCCATTGCAGTTGCGCAAGGCGATCGCAAGTCTAGCAGCTCATTTGAAACAACCAGTCCTCTATTACAGCTGTGGCATGTGGGGCGGAAGCATCGACTATGAATATTCCCTTGTGTACGAGCCAATGGAATCAGTCGTTCTCACAAGATCAAGCCTTCAGTCTGACGGTCTGGGTACAGAGGACTCGCTCCGCACCGGCTTGGCAAAAATTGGCCTGAATCTGCCAACCACATACTTTGCCCCGCACACAAGGAGCTATCCATGGCAGCTGCACAAGCTCCGGTGACGTGGCCTAACAGTTCATCCAAGCCGACGCCACTTCGCGGCGTAGCTTAACTCAGGTGTTAGATACAAAACTCACTCCTAGGCATACAAGACAACTACAACATGGATGATTCAGAAGAGTACCCAAGCCGCGAAGAATTCCTAGATTTACTGTGGAGCGAAATCATCAATTCGCCAATGCAGGAAGTCTGGATCGACAATACAATCAATGCATCGCAGCAGCAGCCCGATGGTCCATTCGGGGACGTCGGCCCTGTCCTGGAACGATTGCTTTCTTTGGGAGCATCGAGGCGTGACCTGTCCCTCATCTATCGTATGGCTTCCTATGAGGCCGTGTTCGACACGCTCTATAAGATGGTGGATCCAGGGATCAAACCAGATGACGCAGCCATGCTGTTTGAGGACCTGCTTGGGTCGGACCCATCCGGTTTGGATGCCGGGCCTGGTTCGGCGCCGGAGAAGAACGCCTAACAATCGATGCAAGTCTCCCGAGCCACTCGCTGCGACGGGCTAAGGCTTGCCCTCTGACAAGACGCCGGGCGCCGCAGCAGATGTCTGCAGTCGATCAATTTGTCGGTGACGTTCGGCAGTTGCTGGACTTGCTCACAGATGTAGAAGTGTTGAGAAGCCGCGTTTCTGGAGATACTGCAATCTTTGAGATTGTGAGAAATGTGTCCTTTGAGCCCGATAGCAGTTCCGATGAATCTGTGCTCTTCGGCTTAGCTGCCTGGAATATAGCGGCCGATACTCGAGGATTCGACACAGTTCAGCATGGCTACTTGCATTTGCTGGCCATCCATCTCGCCTGGCATCTTCATGCTATCGGCGCGATCCCCGCGCAGGTGGCAAATGAGCTCCTGGACACGTGGCATGGTGGTCGGATTGGCGCCTAACAAGCTGTTCAAGCCGGCGCCGCTTTGCGACGCGGCTTAACTCAGGTGTTAGGCGGCAGTGCTGTACGTGCGGCGCGGCTTCCACCTTCGGCAACAGCGCTGGCGCCTCACGGTTGGCTCCGGCGCGCAGTCCTCAAGTCTCCAGTCATCGGATCGCCCCCCCCTGCTTCGTCGTCTGGCGTCGTTGCCCCGCTGCGCTCATTACCTTGAGCTTCGGTCACATCCAGCAGCCAGCGCCTCGGGTGAGCCCCAAGGCTACGATCTATGGCATGCTCGGCGCTCGGCGGCAGTGCTGGGGAGCACGGTCCATGCCTTACCACCGCCTGGCAGCGCCGTTTAACCATTCGTTCAAGCCGACGCCGCTTCGCAACGCGGCGCAACTCAGGCATTAGCACACACAACAGCGAGAAGGGGCTCGATGGAAATGACGATCAGAGACGCGCAGTGGGACATGCGTCGCGGCTACTTGAGCGGGAGTACTGGGATCGTGGCCTCGGCGACGGCGTGGGCAGTCGCCACTGCTTTTACGGCGTTGGTCTCGCCGGAGCGCGCTATCTGGGCGCTGCTTATTGGCGGCATGTTGATCTACCCGGTCAGCGTGCTGCTGTGCAAGCTTCTTGGAGCCTCTGGCGCGCACAGTAAAGGCAATCCGCTCGGTCAACTTGCGGGAGCGAGCACGTTCTGGCTCATCTTCAGCTTGCCGCTCGCGTACGGGCTGGGCCTCCGTCAGCCAGCTTGGTTCTTCTTGGGCATGTTGCTCGTCATCGGGGGCCGCTATCTGGTGTTTGCATCTGTCTATGGCATGAGGCTCTACTGGGTGCTGGGTCTGGCGCTCGCTGCGAGCGCAATTGTCTTGGCGTTGTGTCGCGCGCCCGCGGTCTTCGTTGTTGCTGTGGGGGCGGCCATCGAGTTCTCCTTTGGCGCCGTAGCCTTCGCGCAGCATGGAAAGTGGGTGCGCGCCAACAATGTTCTCGACCCGACGCCGCTTCGCAGCGCGGCTTGATCCGATGTCAGGCCTCACTGATCCCACCATACACCCCACTTGACCCAGTCTTCGACATGAGATTCCAACGTCTATTGTTTGTTGTCGTGCTGTACCTGATGGCCGCTTCGACATTCGTTGTGTTTGTCAGCAACGTAGTGCCTTGGTTCCAGTACCGCCTGTCGTCTGCACCCGCGAGGCTATTCCTCTTGCCCCAACCCGTAGGCGACAGCCCGCAAGATGAAATAAGAGCGGCCTCAGATCAGCGAAAGTACGGCCATGCGGTACTTCTGAAACTTGAGTCTGGTGAGACCCTTAGTTCCCACGCGCACCTAAAGTCCGATCAGTACAAGCAGGCGTCTTCAGATCAGGGGCTTCCGGTTCTGTATCGCAAAGATGGGCTAAACAACGTTCAAGTCATTGGCAACCTCCAAGAGCTGGAGTCTCCTTGGGTATGGCTAGCCCTCTGTATCGTCCTCTCGATCGTTGCACCCTACGCGGGACGACTACGGGCGAGGGAGATGGCCAGTTGAGTTCATGCCAGCACGAAATTGAATCACGCCGAGATTAGTCCACCCTTTCAGGCGTTCATCCCCGCTTAGCTGGGCAGTCAAGCGGACCGACTTGGAGCTATCTGCCGACTTCACCTACATAGTCGCCTACAATCTGCCCATCGCATTTCCCAGCCGCAAAAGTCCGGTCGAGGTAACTGCGATTGATTCGGAAGGCGTGTCGGTTGTCCAGCGCGTTGCGGAGGATAGGCGCTGACCTCCGCTTTCACCACACACCTCGCACATGCCCCCATGAACTGGAAAGCGATCCTTGCCTACACCGCGCTGCTGTTTCTTTTCCAGTGCGGCACTGGCTTTGCCAGCGGGTTCTTCGACCCTCTTGGATGGATCGATGCCTGGAACGTCCTCTCGTTCCTGCTATGCGCTGCGCTGTTCGCACACATGACGCAACGCGTGACGCAGCACCATCTGGCGCATGCCTGCCTCATTCTTGCCATCTACGCCGTCATTGCCGACCTGCTCGCGGCGCTGTTGCCGCCAGACACGACTGGCGAACCGACGCTGTTTGTCATTCTCGAATGGGTGCAATTGCTCGCTTCCGCCGGCGTCGGCTTGCTCGTTGGCTGGCTGTTCCTGCGCAGGCCCGAGCAACGCCAGCTATTGTAGGTATACGCGTCCAAAAGCCACTCGACGGCGGGTGAGTGCTCATGTTCAAGATCGCCCACTATCTTGGAAAAGGGATAGCGCTCCTTCTCTTGGCAATGCTCCTGGCATTGATCGCCTACGATGTGCTCGCCGTCCGCCCACATCTGGCTCGGATTCGCGATCTGCTCGCCCAAGCCAATCCAGAAGATGCTTCTCCTCCCGAAGCGATCCGCAGGCTGATCGACGCGAATGTGGACTCGCCTTCTTCGCAGGCGGCCCGCCTGATGACATCCCGCGTTTCATCGGATCTGACGCAAGGGGAATCGCAGATACGCGAAGCGCTTTGGCGCATGCTATTGCCGATGCATTTCGACAAGTCGCAAATGTACGGTATCTACTGCAGCCTTTCTTACAATGGCGTGGATCACGGGCTGAGCAACTTTGCCAATCGAGAGTTCGGCAAGCCACTTGGCCAACTCTCAGCGATGCAGGCGGCGACCACCGTTGCAGTCACCCATGCCCCTACACTCTACTTGAGAGACCGCAACAGGCTGGCCCAGCGCGCTCGGACACTACTGGTGAGGTCCCAGAAGCCGCGTTAGCCCTCCACGCATGCCACAGGAAGGCGACGCCATCGGTTACCCGCGCCGACAGCCCTCTGACAGGATCCTTTCCCACAGGATTGACACACGAATGAAGAAGACCCTGGCGTGCCTTGCAGTGACAGCGACTTTGACGAGCCTGCCGCTCGCAGCACCGGCGTCTGAGCCGGTGTCATCCATCACCCGAGCAACACTGCAGGAGTCCGAGAACGAGTACCAACACAGCCCGCTTTGCGGCAAGGACGAGCTCACCCTGTGGACGTGCCAGACGCGCAGGCGGGTGTTCTCGCTATGCTCGTCGAAGGCGGTCAATCGGACCTCCGGCTACCTGCAGTACCGGGCGTCGGAGGGCGGCAAGTTGGTGCTGCAGTACCCCGCGCAGAAGAAGCCGCCGACGGGGCTTTTCACCTACAACACGTTCCCCAACGGCAACGCATCGATCGAGTTCAGCAACGGCGGCTACCGGTACAGCCTGTTCGATCCACTCCGATCCGCCTCGTCCATCTCCGTCTCTGGACCTGGAGCGTCGGACAAGACCACGCAGATCGCCTGCGGCCCGAACCAGACCCTGCAGCTCAACTACACGATGCGGCTGATGTACGACGCAGGCGTGTGGGTCGATCCCTGAATGCGCTGAAACGGGTCGCGGCGTCGGCGTCCCGCTCCTCCCGACCGGCCGCCGACCGAATACGATGACGGTAGCAGTCGACGCAATCTGCGCTTGCTACACTTGGCGCGACGGCCCTGCTCCCGCGAGCGACCAAGTCGACCGCCATGCCAAAGCCGCCACACATTACTTGTTTTTCCTGCAACCTCTTTCTCCTTCATCGACTATCGGTGCCATCATGAAACAGGCCATCGCGCTTCTGCTGCTCGCCTTCGCCTCCTCGTCCGCTTTCGCGGCCGGCAGATCATGCGAGGAGTTGAAGGCCGAGCTCACCGCGAAACTCGATGCCCACGGGGTCAAGGACTACACGCTGGAGATCGTCGACAACGCCGATATCAAGGCGGACCGCAAGGTCATTGGCAGTTGCGCGGCGGGGAGCAGGAAGATCGTCTACAGCAAGAACAAGCCGTCGACGTAATCGACAGGGGTTGTTACGTCATGCATGCAACGTGGACGCGAGGCATTGTCGTCGCGCGGAGAAGGAGCATGTCATGCAGGTAGTGGATCACGCACCTCATGCCTGGTTCCTCCTGCGCGACGGCGACACGCTGCTGCTCGACGTCAACTGCAGCCATGGGCCCGTCGGTTACGCGTGGGTCATGGCGCTGACTGCCCAGGAAGTTGCGCAGTACCGCGCGCTCGGGCGTGATTTCATCGCGCAGCTCGCCGAGCGCGTGCAGTCTACCGCGCCGGGGGTATTGGGCAATCGGTCGCCGTATCTGGTTCGCAAAGCAGATGCCGAGACTCGCCAGCGCGTCACCCTGGCCATCAAGGCCTGGAACCAGAGCAACTGATTGTCCTGGGTGTTCTGCCTGGAAATCAACGCGCGTGGCCGATCGCGCCAACTGCAATGCGCAAGCAACAACTGGCAATCGGCTGATGTCCCTGACCGGCATCGTGCCGGCTGATTCGGCACGCCGCCTCGTCACCGTCTTGCGACAGTGCGAGATCGCGCCGATCCTCGGACTGTAGTAGGTTCGTCGCGTACGGGTCGATGGGCAGACCTGCCGACCCGAAAACAGGTACCGCTTGCCATGCGTGTATTTCTGGACGACGAGCGAGACACACCCGATGGATGGACAAGGGCTTATTGGCCGGATGACGTCATCGCGCTGCTCCAGACCGGGGAGGTAGAGGAACTCAGCCTGGACCACGATCTCGGTGACGATGCGCGCGGTACAGGCTACGACGTGGTGCTCTGGATCGAGGAGGCGGTCGCGCTTCGGTCCTTCGTCCCGCCGAGGATACACGTCCATTCTGCAAACACTTCGGCGGGGGATAAGATGCGTCGTGGCATCGAGGCGATCAAGCGGATGGCGGCGGAGCGTAGGCACGTGGCTCCATCGCGATGCGACTGACATGCGACTGGTCGCCTGCGCAATGCGCGGTGCACTTCGCACATGCCGACTTTTCATGCCACATCTCCGTTTTTCAGCAGCGACTGCAACCATGACAAAGAATCCGGAAGCCCAACGTCGCAAAGCCCTCCGCAAGGCGGCAGAGCATGAGCAGCGTCTGCATGAAGAAGCCACTCTTCCCCTCCCCAAGGAAACGCTCTGGGCCTTGTTCGATTACTTGAATGAAGCGCTCGCCGATGGCTGCGATCACTCCTTGCGGCTGACCACGCAGTTTCTCGCATCCCGCGATGTCGCTCCGGAGCCGGTCATCCCCTGGCTTGGTACGTACGGCGGCTTCTGCGATTGCGAAGTGCTTTTCAATGTCGAGGAGCGCTGGGGCAAGGAGTGAGAGTGGACGTGATCTCCCGTACGGCCTGACAAACACCTTGGCGGCATCTTCTTCAAGGCACAGCACCCGGCTACGCTGCAGCCCTGGTACCAGGGTCATCTCGGCGCCGACGACGTGTAAGCCCGGGGCGACACCGCCTGTCAACTGTCGACATGGCCGCGCCTGCTACGAGTCGACCATGGTAGTAGAAGAGTAGGGAGCCGCTCACCATCGCGTGCGCGGGCGCGCTTTCATCGCGCCGCTCGCCGATGAGGTGCAGTGGACCGCCCGGAGTGCGCGCAATAGTCGGTCGCCCTATCTCAGACGCAACGTCGCTCGGGAAACCGGTCAGCGCGCCACCTAGGCCATTCAAGGGCCTGCGTGAGGGGGACTGACCGCCAGGCTCACCGCCTGGGGGCCGAA
This genomic stretch from Xanthomonas sacchari harbors:
- a CDS encoding cyclic-phosphate processing receiver domain-containing protein, producing the protein MRVFLDDERDTPDGWTRAYWPDDVIALLQTGEVEELSLDHDLGDDARGTGYDVVLWIEEAVALRSFVPPRIHVHSANTSAGDKMRRGIEAIKRMAAERRHVAPSRCD
- a CDS encoding DUF1161 domain-containing protein; translation: MKQAIALLLLAFASSSAFAAGRSCEELKAELTAKLDAHGVKDYTLEIVDNADIKADRKVIGSCAAGSRKIVYSKNKPST
- a CDS encoding DUF4272 domain-containing protein codes for the protein MHSRSLASVLMLLALSSCAQETPPIEDRKEKIKVMESNATGASLERRTRSVARLKSEGVPFIEHLPAIEDVRDVKRRTKEEIAWRAMALLVVAVKGEGLEQPIVDKIVKDYGLDGHLTPNEAAFVQQQSPNTHDRIQFAWRYEAAWTLLWSLGYVEALGKPTEICDVPRAVKFLHERTSSQFISDSKLRTIEEILDEADLIYRYHWAVVDARINGKQAPASLEPGVTMERHHALNWLIGYMDQEWDDISTDT
- a CDS encoding OmpA family protein, whose translation is MSKLLSILLSTVLLGGYSAAACSSSLDLYGAFFKAGHPIKGETIDEAVTGADQIANLNRSVELIKRYPDVRFEIAGHTDQYECSGQECRYLAQRRALLLYRFLLAAGVDPLCVIALTEYGTTRPIAGKREENSLNQRAELNVDIEP
- a CDS encoding DUF2695 domain-containing protein; amino-acid sequence: MTKNPEAQRRKALRKAAEHEQRLHEEATLPLPKETLWALFDYLNEALADGCDHSLRLTTQFLASRDVAPEPVIPWLGTYGGFCDCEVLFNVEERWGKE
- a CDS encoding transglycosylase domain-containing protein — encoded protein: MFKIAHYLGKGIALLLLAMLLALIAYDVLAVRPHLARIRDLLAQANPEDASPPEAIRRLIDANVDSPSSQAARLMTSRVSSDLTQGESQIREALWRMLLPMHFDKSQMYGIYCSLSYNGVDHGLSNFANREFGKPLGQLSAMQAATTVAVTHAPTLYLRDRNRLAQRARTLLVRSQKPR